aattgagttcaatttgattttttaaaatcggttccattataatttaaatgtgtttaattcaatttgatttttgatttactagttaaaaaatttaattagcatCACTGAATcaatattctaattttattaaataatttttaaaaaaattaaaaaccaagaagaagaagaagaagaagaagaaataaacatTCAAAGTAATGTCacccaaaattaaatataatatactacataaaaatgaaataaaggaAAACGCTGATACTAATGTAAAAACACATTCTTTAACATgctaatttacataaaaatatatattctttaattgATCTAACCGATTTGGAAGATctgattaaataaatcataaaaattcgtaaaaatattaaaaatattcaactGGTTCATACCGATTCGGAGCTCTACCAGTCTAAAGCCTTTTTCCGGACTGGTATTCTAACCAGTTCCTGGTCAAACCAATCCAGTTCAGATAACCATAATATAGCTTAAATGCAATCCAAGTTACCAAAAATGGTGTTCCAAGTTCCAACTAGAGTGAAAATATGAATAACAAGAAGCAAATGAAAGGAACAAATTCTTATTTATGAATATAACTTAAATTATTCATCAAGCACACTACCACACACGTCAGCCAATTCATATATCCCAATCACCAAGTTTCTCTTTTTAACTGaacacataaaattaaataatgaatccaatccctaaaaaaacaaaactactTAAAAAAAGGGGTCAAAATTCAGTTCCACTCCATATTTGGAGGGATTTATGTAAGAATTCTACACAACCCAGAGAGAGTTATGGAGTAACAACTAACAAGCCAGTCCCCCTTTacccctctttttttttttctagttcaAGTGTCTTAGAGCTATAACATCTCTCCTGCTGTTATTATTTTAGCTTACCTGCTGCTGATGACTGCCGTAGATCGGATATGCCCCGTATGCGGTGGCTGCAGCCGCGTACATGCCTAAGCTATTTGGTGGTGGCAAAGCATAGCCGTAACCATCGTAGACCTGCCCTCCATAGTAAGCTCCACCCCACTGGTTACTGTAATCAGCCCTAAACTGCAATATCACAAAATAATAGGTTAGGAATAATTCACCATAGCTTTCTTAAGGTAAATGTACTTGAGAGGTCCCTcaatttgtactattaaaaagaatcaaataagacCAAACtggaataaaattaacatttactgtttcaaaaaatataatttattgtttaatagagagtattttaagtttttatggTTCTGTAAATGAAATCTTCTATTTGCAATTgttttcaattgaaaaaaaaatttcaagatattTTCTAAACAATAAATGTTAGCTTTGATGCAATTTGcaattatttgattctttttaatagtatagagactacattaatctatttaataataaagagaCTAATTTGATCTGGTCCCTATAATACTCGGACCTCCTAGGTACTTTAACCCTTTCTTAACGGTGAAAGGGGAACTGGATAGAGAATAAAGACCTGTTTATTTGCTGGATTGCGACCCCAAGAGAGACGCACTGTTTGCTTGCCGATATTCGTTTCATTCAACTTCTGTAATGCCTCCTCAGCATTGTTCCTGTTAGAGACTCAACAGTAACTAGATCACACCTTTAATATAGTAGTCTTCTATaggcaaaagcaaaaaaatatagCCAAAACTTCACCTGTTGGCAAATCGTACAAACCCACATCCTTTTCCAACAGGTATTTTAACAGAGACTAATTCACCATACTGAGAGAAAGGTTGCCTGAGGTCTTCCTCGGTCACATTAGGGTCAAGCCCTCCAACAAAGATCtgtaataaattttgattagccAAAGGAGGTACAGATTTTGGTCCTCCTGAGAGTTCAAGCCAAAAGAAGCTTAAAAACTTACTGTTGTATTTGAAGAATCTCCATCAGATTGGGTTGAAGAACCATTTGATGCATAGCCACcttccaagaaaaaaaagaaagcgaATGTATCAAGCAAAATCCTAAAGGCTTTTATACTGTAACGGTTAAATTTGCCTTCAGTGGTCGAAAATAGATGGGGCCAGAATGAACACCAAAAGGTTTGCAAGGATGCAATTATAAAACCAGGTAAATAAGCATCTGGAGTCGGCAATTATCCAAGCACTCACATTATTTTATAATGCCAATCATGAAATTGCCACAAAAGTCAacttttctattaaagaaaatgaaaagaaaaaggaatgaaaGAAGTTAAAGATTCATTATTAGACACAATTCAACTAAAAGTATGTTACGGTCATGAAACAATAATGGAATTTGTCAATCAcacattatcaaaatttgagATAACCCAATTAGCTTCTCTCATAGAATACAAATCTATGATGgtttcgatttaaaaaaaaatcaagtcgGTATAATAACCTTTATATTTCTTCAAAACCAACAACAAACTAGTCCTTACTGAAAGCAACATACGAAATAGCTGATCAACTTTTAACAATTCCTATGCTATTTTATTGCTCATAAAAGAAAACAGGAATCGTGACCCTTGAAATTCAGCTGTGGTCACTGACGATGCTATTTTATATTGCATGAAAAAAGGTACTTACAAATAGAAATGTTAGGAAGGCATAAACCCCATCAAAAGAGGCTAgtgtgagtttggatgggcggtgtggtgcagtgcggtgcgtttaacttactttttgtctcacgctatagTATCACTataatatctaatctcaccaccaccgctgtttttacactaacagcaggtaaacgcaccgcccatccaaacccataCTTAACCAAGTTGCCCAACAGAAAGGGAAAAGCGGGATATGTAAGAACTTTGTTACACTAAAACAAACAGAAAAGTAGCATTTTATTGCCCCAAAAAGCTAAGATTTGATGTCAACAAAATCTAATAACCAAAAGAAAGGCAGCTTAGATAAATCATAAAGTGCCTCAGAAGGAATCACTGATCTGCtaggtttgaaattttaagtcaAAGTAAGGGAAGCAGCACCAAATATGAAAGGGTAAGGTGAGGCAAGACTCGAGATAAACTTTTTACATCTACTACAAAGCATccccaaaggaaaaaaaacaaagaaatgcAAGCAGCAAGAAACAGAATGTAAAAAGATAAGCACTTGTAGCAATAAAGGTAGCtccttaactaaaattttaagatgtaCCAATCCTTTAAAGCTTAAACagaacaaataaagaaaaagcacgttaaataatcaaatacccTGTGAAGAATATTGCTGTTGATACCCTGATGACTTCCTGGGAGTTGCAGCACCAATACGCATAGGCCTGCTTGAACAATATGCACCATTCATTTCAGTCATGGCTTGGGACCTTTCAGTATCATCCCCAAACCTCACAAAACCATAACCCTTTGATCGACCAGTATTAGCATCAATTACAACTTTTGCAGCTTTAACAGAAGGATATTTACTAGCAAAAGTTTCATGCAATAGGCTATCAGTAACATCTGCAGCTAAATCTCctacaaaaatagaaagatcAGGACCATTTTCTGAGCGCTTCTCTCCTGTGCTAAAAGTAGCCCAATTCAGGCGGAATGGCTGTTCTGTATTAGGCATCAACATGCCACTATAATTTTGAAGAACTTTCTCTGCCATTGCATGTGAAAAAAATTCCACAAATCCATATCCTTCTGATAAACCAGTTTGCTTATTGCGAATGACCTTAATGGACACAATCTGCTCAAATAAATTCCAAATATCAATTATTAGACAAGCAACTAGAACCCTTAAATCAGATTTCTATATTTCCTGTGCCTCTGCCTTCTAAAATCAATCATACTTGGTTTAAATTTAAGCAAAGGCTCTATCACAATAAGCGAACCTTACATTTAAGCCAAATGTACTGAACATATTGCATAGATCAACATAGGCCAAAAAGTCaagatattttgaatttaacatgtaattTAACCTCAACATTCATAATATATGTTGTAAACAGCTTTTTAACATTCCAAACAATATCTTCAACCAAGAAAGTCAAATTCCAAACTTGTTTCAGGCTCTAGTTAATTAATCAGCTTTTTGTTGTATTATCTTTAAATGCCTCAAATAGCAAAATCAATAATTGACTACACCCAGTTTACTGGTTCATACTCATCCCATTCATAGTATTTGATTCTATATATACAACCACGCGAGCTACATACCAAGACCAATAACACTGACATAGATACACAACCCCATCTTTTTGCTACAAATACCCTATAACAATACTCGTAAGATTACTATTTTCATCAATAGTAGTCAATGAAGATgcatttaatttgaataatctccataaatagtacaaaataaGTGCTCTTATAGCATTCTCACGTGCATTTACATACACACTAGTCACACAAGCATATCAATCGATTGACAGTGCCATAATTGCAGAAACCAcaacaaatataatttcaataattaatgaaatataaacatattcacAGCCAATCATTCAATTAAAACTAAgcatctaatttttttaaaaacaaatcaatataATTAAGAGGAATTCGTATCAAGTTTCAACCTCGCCAGTAGAAGCGAAACAGCTATGAAGATAGTTCTCATCCATCCAATGATGCAAATCACCAACCCAAACGGTCTTATTCTCGCCGCCACCACCAGATccttgctgctgctgctgcgaCAGCGCGTGACCGTGGTGATGATACTGATGATGATAAGGCACGTAGTGTTGAGGCGGAGGAGGTGGCGGCGCAACAAAGTGTTGCGGTTGCATCATTTGATGCTGCATTACCATAGCCGCCGCAGCAGTCGGAGGATACTGCATAGCCACCCACTGTGGATGCGGTTGCGGCGGCGGTTGTTGTTGAGGCCGTTGATTCTGTTCCGTTTGTGAATCCGAACCACCGTTTTGCTGCATCCTTATCTCTTTCTTATtgctattaattaaaaaaatacaaatagataattaaattttcaaaaaagactttgaatgtttattaaagattgaatttgaatctaatttctttttcttttttcttttctttttttttttgaaataaatttctgttctttttttttaaagctaaATCTGAGTATTTTCAGGGGAAAAAAAGGTACGGCTAGGGTCTAATTTCTAAAGCACTTAAAACTATGACTTAAGCGAAGGGTGACTGGGAACATGAAACGTGGAGATTAATCGATCGTTAGATGGTGAAgatatagtttaatattaacCGTTGGATTTTGACATGTTGTAGTGGTGACATGCACATGATACTGTTTATGTGGGTCTCTATCTCCTACCCTGAATCCGCCGCCAGCTGCATTCTTTTAacctttttctcctttttaggattttgaggatttaattTAGGTATAATTGTGTCTCAGTCCgtgaactatttaaaatttgaaatttagtcttcattcttatttttaataatttaatccctctatTTGTTTGGTTtggatttaaagttaaattcctaaaattaaatatatgttaatctaattataaataaatttgtgacTACCGCATGAGCAATtgaatctaatattttaaagaaaaataaataatccttCTAATTATTTATGAGATTGGTTGTTTTTTAGCACGTCagacattattttcaaaatcggaCTGATTGGTCAAATCAAAAATTGATCCATCATATAAAAAATCAGCCAATTGGATTGAGAATTGGTTAGACTATTGATCTGGAATGAGGAGTAGGATCCATTTAACTCATAAACTGGTTAAACTAGGTGATCAATCCAGTTAAATtgggtttctatttttttaatattttaaataatttatttaattgaacctGACAAATCTATTGAGCCGGTCGAGCCAAGAATCAGAGGTCTAACCAATTCAACTACCGATCCAATTCTGAAAACCTTGACGTGAGATCCATTCaatgctatatatatacatatttaaattttgattcatattttttaatgtcCAACCTAAAATCCAAACTATCATTTTAACACCCAAGTTGACTATAAAGTTCGACTaaagaatttaattgatataataccgatactttaaaaaattaatcaaagtaTTTGGAAGTTTTCgaaccaatttaaaatcttagtcataatttagggattttaagtgaaattaaCCCCTTGATTTGTGCAAGTTGACAATTCTTTCTCGGCTCGGCATGTTATTAGAACATGTTCTGTTTTAGGAcatgaatcaaaacacaacgAAGGCTAGCAGCCCAATGATAACACCTTTGGGCCTATTTGTCGAATCCGAAATAAAATTACTCACATATTCATGGATCCATATACATgctaaacatttaataattttttattatataaaaaacatttaatattttttttaaaaaaatccaacatataataattattattatgtctCAAATCGATGAAAAGATTGtgaaacattttatattttataccttATTTAAGTTCAAATTCAGAAAATTACTTTAAAGGTAAGAGATGAATCCTAACTTTTAAAGAgttaaaaagtgaaattttaccattatattaatttataatttcataaattttaaaaggactaaaaggCACATTTACCATTTTTTGGGAGGGCCAAAGCCAATACTTGCCCCTTTATCTACACCCTACATTATCAATGAATCATATGATACCACATAGTTAAAAATGAAGTACTAATAAACCTCAAATTGTGGTCTATTAGTTGAGTGTTTACTTTTTCCAAAAACATCATGggtataaataataattgtacaaaaaaaataaagtaccaataaagactaaaattgaaatcttaaaaatttaaggTCTCGGTCTAAACCCTGAACTtagtaatatttaaattgacataaaaatataaataaaaccaaatttacttttattaactaataaattagATGCATTTTTTTGGTATACTTAATACATTACAAGCCTAGTTATCAACTATAACATAAAAATTCGTCGTATTcaaataatctaattattaaatacGAGTACATATGACACGTCACATTATCATACATCTTcgacatatatataataaaaggtTTATATTTAATACCGACAATCTATGCATCaactataaatttatatgataaGCGATAGACCTAGTTATGATCATTGCTGTTTGGTCCAGTAGAATGACCGGCGCCGGGGCTATGACCGGGAGTTGTCGGCCGGAAATCATCGGTATCATACTCCGTACCAACATTGTCTGCAACAAATGCTTCATAATGATCAGCTTTCAAAACCCTTTCCTCACTAAATGAAACTCCATAAGCAAACAACAACACAAAGAGAAGGGCACCAACAAAAAGGATATCGTTTTTAGCCATGGAAACTAAAATATTCAATCACTGTAAAAACCTAACAATggaatatagaaaaataaataaaagaagttgAGATATGGCCTTAATGCTTTGGGAAATGGGTATTTATAGAACTAT
This genomic stretch from Gossypium raimondii isolate GPD5lz chromosome 6, ASM2569854v1, whole genome shotgun sequence harbors:
- the LOC105773565 gene encoding polyadenylate-binding protein RBP47 isoform X2 produces the protein MQQNGGSDSQTEQNQRPQQQPPPQPHPQWVAMQYPPTAAAAMVMQHQMMQPQHFVAPPPPPPQHYVPYHHQYHHHGHALSQQQQQGSGGGGENKTVWVGDLHHWMDENYLHSCFASTGEIVSIKVIRNKQTGLSEGYGFVEFFSHAMAEKVLQNYSGMLMPNTEQPFRLNWATFSTGEKRSENGPDLSIFVGDLAADVTDSLLHETFASKYPSVKAAKVVIDANTGRSKGYGFVRFGDDTERSQAMTEMNGAYCSSRPMRIGAATPRKSSGYQQQYSSQGGYASNGSSTQSDGDSSNTTIFVGGLDPNVTEEDLRQPFSQYGELVSVKIPVGKGCGFVRFANRNNAEEALQKLNETNIGKQTVRLSWGRNPANKQFRADYSNQWGGAYYGGQVYDGYGYALPPPNSLGMYAAAATAYGAYPIYGSHQQQVS
- the LOC105773565 gene encoding polyadenylate-binding protein RBP47 isoform X1, which gives rise to MQQNGGSDSQTEQNQRPQQQPPPQPHPQWVAMQYPPTAAAAMVMQHQMMQPQHFVAPPPPPPQHYVPYHHQYHHHGHALSQQQQQGSGGGGENKTVWVGDLHHWMDENYLHSCFASTGEIVSIKVIRNKQTGLSEGYGFVEFFSHAMAEKVLQNYSGMLMPNTEQPFRLNWATFSTGEKRSENGPDLSIFVGDLAADVTDSLLHETFASKYPSVKAAKVVIDANTGRSKGYGFVRFGDDTERSQAMTEMNGAYCSSRPMRIGAATPRKSSGYQQQYSSQGGYASNGSSTQSDGDSSNTTIFVGGLDPNVTEEDLRQPFSQYGELVSVKIPVGKGCGFVRFANRNNAEEALQKLNETNIGKQTVRLSWGRNPANKQFRADYSNQWGGAYYGGQVYDGYGYALPPPNSLGMYAAAATAYGAYPIYGSHQQQIRLKI
- the LOC105773565 gene encoding polyadenylate-binding protein RBP47B isoform X3; this encodes MQQNGGSDSQTEQNQRPQQQPPPQPHPQWVAMQYPPTAAAAMVMQHQMMQPQHFVAPPPPPPQHYVPYHHQYHHHGHALSQQQQQGSGGGGENKTVWVGDLHHWMDENYLHSCFASTGEIVSIKVIRNKQTGLSEGYGFVEFFSHAMAEKVLQNYSGMLMPNTEQPFRLNWATFSTGEKRSENGPDLSIFVGDLAADVTDSLLHETFASKYPSVKAAKVVIDANTGRSKGYGFVRFGDDTERSQAMTEMNGAYCSSRPMRIGAATPRKSSGYQQQYSSQGGYASNGSSTQSDGDSSNTTIFVGGLDPNVTEEDLRQPFSQYGELVSVKIPVGKGCGFVRFANR